A window from Cryptomeria japonica chromosome 1, Sugi_1.0, whole genome shotgun sequence encodes these proteins:
- the LOC131048664 gene encoding mogroside IE synthase has translation MPKRIPTQSLKGSETLTWYIPKMANEIESKRFLGHVMVVPYSTVGHSNPLLQFAKNLASKGFLVSFVSLHFDHSRMVKAREYLQRLSHGGPGLVQLEWIPDEIPPQVPRDHHIHPFLFHHMHNTMTGHGLESLLLRFNASPNPVSCVVYDSFLPWVPKIATKLSIPHAFFWTQSITVFSLYYHFKNVEKWDGERKLPETCNVPCLGEFKIGDLPGPFHREQDLKVRKVLDFFVDLESVTDASWVLVNSFEELETEALEYMKRLVRAPVITVGPSIPSAFLDRRNPEDTRFGAGADPWAGSEGTIRWLNSKPPLSVLYVSFGSITSVSPVQIRELAAGLERSQHSFLWVIRPPQGHHDLSALMPPGFLERIEERGLLVEWCVQLEVLSHPSVGAFMSHCGWNSTLDALCSGVPMLTLEVWTDQLTNAKCVEELWKTGRRMRKGEDGVVPMQEIERCVRSAMEEGVEFAEARKNSLKWKETAKGAMMPSGSSDVSLSRFTQELLAAIGTHWNSGQRIQ, from the exons ATGCCCAAAAGAATACCTACACAATCACTGAAAGGCTCTGAGACTCTCACCTGGTACATACCAAAAATGGCGAATGAAATTGAAAGCAAAAGGTTCCTAGGGCACGTCATGGTGGTGCCATACTCCACTGTCGGCCACAGTAATCCCCTGCTTCAGTTCGCCAAAAATCTGGCTTCCAAGGGCTTTCTTGTCTCCTTCGTAAGCCTCCATTTCGACCATAGCAGAATGGTGAAGGCCAGAGAGTACCTGCAACGCCTCAGCCATGGCGGCCCTGGTCTTGTTCAGTTGGAGTGGATTCCAGATGAGATTCCTCCACAAGTGCCTCGCGACCACCACATCCATCCCTTCCTCTTCCACCATATGCACAACACCATGACAGGACACGGGCTCGAATCCCTCCTCCTTCGTTTCAATGCCTCCCCAAATCCAGTCTCCTGTGTCGTCTACGATTCTTTCCTTCCCTGGGTCCCCAAAATCGCAACCAAGCTCAGCATTCCCCACGCCTTCTTCTGGACGCAGTCGATCACAGTTTTCTCGCTCTATTACCACTTCAAGAACG TTGAGAAGTGGGATGGGGAAAGGAAGCTGCCGGAAACCTGCAATGTTCCGTGTCTGGGCGAATTTAAAATTGGGGATTTACCTGGGCCTTTTCACCGGGAACAGGATCTCAAAGTTCGGAAAGTGCTCGATTTCTTCGTAGATCTTGAATCGGTAACTGATGCTTCCTGGGTTCTTGTCAATTCCTTCGAGGAGCTTGAAACAGAGGCGCTCGAATACATGAAGAGATTAGTGAGAGCGCCTGTCATAACAGTTGGTCCCTCCATACCGTCGGCTTTTCTGGACCGTCGCAATCCAGAGGACACTCGGTTTGGTGCAGGCGCTGACCCTTGGGCAGGGTCAGAGGGCACAATCAGATGGCTTAATAGCAAGCCCCCCCTTTCGGTTCTTTATGTTTCATTCGGGAGCATAACTTCTGTCAGTCCTGTTCAGATCCGGGAACTGGCAGCAGGGCTTGAAAGAAGTCAGCACAGCTTCTTGTGGGTCATCAGGCCTCCCCAGGGCCACCATGACCTCAGTGCATTGATGCCTCCTGGATTTCTGGAGAGGATCGAAGAAAGGGGTTTGTTGGTGGAATGGTGTGTTCAGCTGGAAGTGCTGTCGCATCCGTCTGTGGGGGCTTTTATGAGCCACTGCGGTTGGAATTCCACTCTGGATGCTCTCTGTTCGGGAGTTCCAATGCTCACCTTGGAGGTTTGGACGGATCAGCTCACTAATGCCAAATGCGTGGAGGAGCTTTGGAAAACAGGCCGTAGAATGAGGAAGGGGGAAGATGGGGTTGTGCCGATGCAGGAGATTGAGAGATGCGTCAGATCGGCCATGGAGGAGGGGGTAGAATTTGCAGAGGCGAGGAAGAATAGCCTGAAATGGAAGGAAACTGCGAAGGGGGCTATGATGCCGAGCGGTTCCTCCGATGTAAGTCTTTCTCGCTTTACTCAAGAGCTGCTTGCGGCTATTGGAACTCATTGGAACTCAGGGCAGAGGATTCAGTAG